The DNA window TCTGGTAATAAACTAGATTTTTCTATCATATTTTCGTTTTTGATAATCAATGCTTCTTCGCCTATTGAATCAATATTATTAAATTGAATTATTTTAGCCTCTCTAAAAATATTTCCTTCACTAACTAGAAAACCTACTATTCTATATTTTTTCTTTGAATATATTACTTCCTTTACAGTCGCAATTTTGCTTCCAGATTTTTTACATATTACTGGGAGTCCAATTATCTCACTTACTTTCCTCAATTGAATTACTCCTTTTATAAATTTCTATGTAATTAGTATTCCACATTAACAGTTGAATATTATTTTGTTTATTTCCACAGTTTGCATTTTTCGTAGTCTCGCAACGCAAGTTTATTTGCTCCCTGCTCTCACATAAATTTGATTCTTACAGGACATTCCTATATAAACCTACAATAAGATTAGCATAATTACAGTACTCAGAAACTAGTTTTCTAATTAGTTGTTGACTTTCATATAGAAAAAGAGGCTGTTTCATAACTGATTTGTAAGTTATGAAACAGCCTCTTAAGTTCTCTTATTCGTGATCGTGAACATCCTCATCAGGATTAAAGTTTTCTAATCCTTCTATGACCACATTATTCTTCTTAGAATAGTCATATAAAGCTGATTTAATAGCCTGCTCAGCTAACACTGAGCAATGCATTTTAACTGGAGGTAAGCCATCTAAAGCTTGAGCTACAGCTTTATTCGTAAGCTTCATTGCTTCTTGTATGGTCTTTCCCTTTATTAGTTCTGTAGCCATACTTGAAGAAGCTATTGCTGAGCCACATCCAAAAGTCTTAAATTTTACATCAACAATAGTATCATTTTCGATTTTTAAATACATTTTCATTATATCTCCACACTTTGGATTTCCTACTTGACCAATTCCATCAGCATTTTCAATCTCTCCAACATTTCTAGGATTCATAAAATGCTCCATAACTTTTTCTGAGTACATAATTTTACCCCCTTATATCCTTTTTACATTTTCGTATAATGGTGACATTTCTCTTAATCTATCAACTATTTTAACTAAATTCTCTACTACATAGTCTATTTCTTCTTCTGTATTAAAATCTCCCAATGTAAGTCTTAAGGATCCATGAGCAATTTCATGAGGAAGTCCTATGGCCAATAATACATGTGAAGGATCTAATGAGCCTGATGTACATGCTGAGCCGCTAGAAGCTGATATTCCTACCATATCTAAACTCAGTAACAAAGACTCTCCTTCAATAAATTCAAAGGAGAAGTTAACATTACCAGGCAGTCTATTTTTAGGATGTCCATTTAGTCTGACATAGCCAATGTTTTTATATATATCCTTTATGAACTTATCTCTTAATCTCGTAAGATTGCTATTATGCTCGTCTATAGTTTCATAAGCTAGCTCTATAGCTTTGCCAAACCCAACTATACCAGGAATGTTTTCTGTCCCAGCTCTTCTGTTTTTTTCCTGAGCTCCACCATGTATATGTGGATGAATCTTTACTCCTTGTCTTATATAAAGAGCTCCTACACCCTTTGGTCCATATAATTTATGGGCAGACATAGACAAGAGATCAATGTTCAAGTCATCAACATCTATATTAATATTTCCTATTGCCTGTACAGCATCAGTATGGAAATAAATCTTATTTTCCTTAGCTATATTACCAATTTCTTTTATTGGCTGTATGGTGCCAATTTCATTATTTGCAAACATTATAGAAATTAAGATGGTCTTATCAGTAATTGAATCTTTTAATTGCTCAATATTCACTGTTCCATTTTCATCTACGTCTAAATAAGTAACCTTAAAACCATTCTTTTCTAGGTACTCACATGTGTGAAGAACCCCATGATGTTCTATTTTTGAAGTAATAATATGATTACCCTTGTCTTTATTTGCAAAAGCAATTCCCTTTATTGCCCAGTTATCGGCCTCTGAACCACCACCTGTAAAGAAAATTTCTCTTGAATTAGCATTTAATACCTTTGCAACCTTTTCTCTGGCCTCATCTATAGCAGCTCTAGTTTCTTGACCCAGTCTATAAATACTAGATGGGTTTCCATACTTTTCTGTAAAGTAAGGAAGCATTGCTTTAAGAACTTCTTCTTTTACAGGAGTAGTTGCTGCATTATCTAGATATACTTGTCTTATCATATTTCATCCTCCCAATAAGTTGTACATATTTTAAAAAATAAGGCTAAATATAGTACATGTATCCTTTACTTCCATTTATTTTTATAAAATCATCAACCATATCTTGTAATGTGATTGAATCAATTACATCATTAATACTGTTTCTAATCTTAACCCAAACATTTTTAGTAACACAGAAATCCTCTTTTACACACTTACCTAAATTTTCATCAAGTACACACTCTGACGGTGCAATATCTCCTTCTAAAGCTCTTATAACATCTCCTACTGTAATGTTCTTAGGATCGTCATTAAGTAGATACCCTCCTTGAGCTCCTCTTACACTCGTTGCTAGTCCATTTTTTCTTAAAACTGCAATTAGCTGTTCCAAATAATGTTCAGATATATCCTGACTCTCAGCTATATTCCTTAGCACAACAGGACCTTCCCCATAGTGTAAGGCTAA is part of the Proteiniborus sp. MB09-C3 genome and encodes:
- a CDS encoding Rrf2 family transcriptional regulator; its protein translation is MKLSTKGRYGLKAMFELALHYGEGPVVLRNIAESQDISEHYLEQLIAVLRKNGLATSVRGAQGGYLLNDDPKNITVGDVIRALEGDIAPSECVLDENLGKCVKEDFCVTKNVWVKIRNSINDVIDSITLQDMVDDFIKINGSKGYMYYI
- the nifU gene encoding Fe-S cluster assembly scaffold protein NifU codes for the protein MMYSEKVMEHFMNPRNVGEIENADGIGQVGNPKCGDIMKMYLKIENDTIVDVKFKTFGCGSAIASSSMATELIKGKTIQEAMKLTNKAVAQALDGLPPVKMHCSVLAEQAIKSALYDYSKKNNVVIEGLENFNPDEDVHDHE
- the nifS gene encoding cysteine desulfurase NifS, which translates into the protein MIRQVYLDNAATTPVKEEVLKAMLPYFTEKYGNPSSIYRLGQETRAAIDEAREKVAKVLNANSREIFFTGGGSEADNWAIKGIAFANKDKGNHIITSKIEHHGVLHTCEYLEKNGFKVTYLDVDENGTVNIEQLKDSITDKTILISIMFANNEIGTIQPIKEIGNIAKENKIYFHTDAVQAIGNINIDVDDLNIDLLSMSAHKLYGPKGVGALYIRQGVKIHPHIHGGAQEKNRRAGTENIPGIVGFGKAIELAYETIDEHNSNLTRLRDKFIKDIYKNIGYVRLNGHPKNRLPGNVNFSFEFIEGESLLLSLDMVGISASSGSACTSGSLDPSHVLLAIGLPHEIAHGSLRLTLGDFNTEEEIDYVVENLVKIVDRLREMSPLYENVKRI